In Panthera tigris isolate Pti1 chromosome C1, P.tigris_Pti1_mat1.1, whole genome shotgun sequence, the following proteins share a genomic window:
- the IVL gene encoding involucrin, producing the protein MSQQHTLPVTLPPTLCQEPLKPVCLPNNTQPEQVKQPTPLPALCQKMPSKLPGEVPQEHEENHTTLVKGVTEQQCEPQQQEHHLEQQQQQQQDSQQQEQHQEQQQQQQDSQEQELHLEQHLEQKQQQQETHEQELCLEQHPEQQQQQQQQQQKSQEQELCLEQHLEQNQQQQESQEQELHLEQHPEQQQQQQQQQQESQEQELHLEQKQQQQESQEQEIHLEQHLEQQQQKESQEQELHLEQHLEQQKEQEIQQQHQKEQCEEHQEAKNLEQQLEQEKAQRKQQQKEQLGQEKKIMGQQLDGDLAKRNEHLEKREEQQPEPAEQQEGQLTQPAFVPAPGQVQEPLLVHPLRGEVMPLIDQQQQKQEVYGPPKYK; encoded by the coding sequence ATGTCCCAGCAACACACTCTTCCAGTGACTCTGCCTCCCACACTCTGTCAGGAGCCCCTCAAGCCTGTTTGCCTTCCCAACAATACCCAGCCCGAGCAAGTGAAGCAGCCAACCCCATTGCCTGCCCTATGCCAGAAGATGCCCTCTAAGCTCCCAGGGGAGGTCCCCCAGGAGCATGAGGAGAATCATACAACTCTCGTGAAGGGGGTGACTGAGCAACAATGTGAGCCACAGCAGCAGGAACATCATCTggaacagcaacagcagcaacagcaagaCTCACAGCAGCAGGAACAGCATCaggaacagcagcagcaacagcaggacTCACAGGAGCAGGAACTTCACCTGGAACAGCATCTGgaacagaagcagcagcagcaagagacACATGAGCAGGAACTTTGCCTGGAACAGCATCcagaacagcagcagcagcagcagcagcaacagcaaaagTCACAGGAGCAGGAACTTTGCCTGGAACAGCATCTGGAACAGAACCAGCAGCAACAAGAGTCACAGGAGCAGGAACTGCACCTGGAACAGCATCcagaacagcagcagcagcagcagcagcagcagcaagagtcACAGGAGCAGGAACTTCATCTGgaacagaagcagcagcagcaagagtcACAGGAGCAAGAAATTCACCTGGAGCAACATCtggaacagcagcagcagaaagagtCACAGGAGCAGGAACTGCACCTGGAACAGCATCTGGAACAGCAGAAGGAGCAGGAAATACAGCAGCAGCACCAAAAGGAACAGTGTGAGGAACATCAGGAAGCAAAAAACCTGGAGCAGCAGCTGGAGCAGGAGAAAGCACAAAGGAAGCAGCAGCAAAAGGAACAGCTGGGACAGGAGAAGAAGATCATGGGCCAGCAACTGGATGGAGATCTAGCAAAGAGAAATGAGCacctggaaaagagagaagagcagcAGCCAGAGCCAGCAGAGCAGCAGGAAGGCCAACTGACGCAGCCTGCATTTGTCCCAGCTCCTGGCCAGGTCCAAGAGCCCCTACTAGTCCATCCACTGAGGGGAGAAGTCATGCCCCTCATAGAccaacagcagcagaagcagGAGGTATATGGCCCCCCAAAATATAAGTAA